One Herpetosiphonaceae bacterium genomic window carries:
- a CDS encoding serine hydrolase domain-containing protein, with amino-acid sequence MTGSDQHTAAQSDGPPAMLAAVEASLARRAERGEFSGAVLVARGGSPLICRGYGLGNIEQSTPNTPQTKFPIASITKPFTALAILIVQEQGRLQVHAALNSLVPTGIPAWQDVTIHQLLTHTSGIPDLPFWPHCIDPAQPGPITPAALQQLFGARPLAATPGTTFVYSNWGYMLLGYVIEQVSGLPYAVFVQRHVLTPAGMTSSGYVDRKAVLPLRAASYAIEHGTLVNASFLDLEDPYAAGGLYSTVEDLLRWDRVLVTQPSLAAMFTPHVPVGDGSSYGYGWQIGVRFGRRVVYHGGRIDGFRVLLARYPDAQVCIAVLCNLQTCDPDSVADALAAAMFGAEAGPGGADTGGQAPEP; translated from the coding sequence GTGACCGGATCGGACCAACACACGGCTGCGCAATCCGACGGACCACCGGCGATGCTCGCGGCGGTGGAGGCGTCGCTCGCGAGGCGTGCCGAGCGCGGCGAGTTCAGCGGGGCGGTGCTGGTCGCGCGGGGCGGCAGCCCGCTCATCTGTCGCGGCTATGGCCTGGGCAACATCGAGCAGTCGACGCCCAACACGCCGCAGACAAAGTTCCCGATCGCGTCGATCACCAAGCCGTTCACGGCCCTGGCGATCCTGATCGTACAGGAGCAGGGCAGGCTCCAGGTTCACGCCGCGCTCAACAGCCTGGTGCCGACCGGCATACCTGCGTGGCAAGACGTGACGATCCACCAGCTCCTCACGCATACATCGGGCATTCCCGATCTCCCGTTCTGGCCGCACTGCATCGATCCGGCGCAGCCGGGACCGATCACGCCCGCCGCCTTGCAGCAACTCTTTGGCGCAAGGCCGCTCGCCGCTACGCCCGGCACGACCTTTGTGTACAGCAACTGGGGCTATATGCTGCTCGGCTACGTGATCGAGCAGGTGTCGGGGCTGCCCTATGCGGTGTTTGTGCAGCGCCATGTGTTGACTCCGGCGGGGATGACGAGCAGCGGCTACGTCGATCGCAAGGCGGTGCTGCCCCTGCGCGCCGCGAGCTACGCGATCGAGCATGGTACGCTGGTCAACGCCTCGTTCCTGGATCTCGAAGACCCGTACGCAGCGGGTGGGCTGTATTCCACGGTCGAGGATCTGCTGCGCTGGGATCGTGTGCTGGTGACACAGCCGTCGCTCGCGGCCATGTTTACGCCGCATGTGCCGGTCGGCGACGGCTCGAGCTACGGCTACGGCTGGCAGATCGGCGTGCGCTTCGGGCGGCGCGTGGTCTATCACGGCGGGCGGATCGATGGCTTCCGCGTGCTGCTGGCGCGCTATCCCGATGCGCAGGTCTGTATCGCGGTGCTGTGTAATCTGCAAACCTGCGATCCCGACTCGGTAGCGGACGCGCTGGCGGCAGCAATGTTTGGAGCGGAGGCGGGGCCGGGCGGTGCTGACACGGGCGGGCAGGCACCTGAGCCATAG
- the fxsT gene encoding FxSxx-COOH system tetratricopeptide repeat protein yields the protein MSTTHQPFSHMLGDAIRRAHASVVQLHALTDIPLETIKNWLDGRALRPRRWQDVIKLAAALHLTVRETNELLHAARHPPFHTLPLNELADSYPDLLARWYAGRHIQGLGGVGSRVDGGVLSAAQALLATVPTQALPPIAPLPPGSRMFLTPNPCFVGRAEALLAVARALVRQPASGMGAVAAATGLGGIGKTQLATEFVHRYGQFFAGGVFWLSFADPSAVAGEVAACAGSAHLDLHPNVAQLAPDDQVALVRAAWQSPLPRLLIFDTCEDEHLLARWRPACGGCRILITSRRALWDSTMQVHILPLDVLPRADSIALLRQHRPDLSPSLDVLDEIAAELGDLPLALHLAGAYLARYRSDLTPTEYVAQLRQPTLLRHPSLRGQRVSPTGHVQHVARTFALSYERLDPTDADDQVARRLLAGAACFAPGEAIPRPLLRSTLQHTAEAISPLDAAAALDRLIDLGLLEAVGRDALRMHRLLRLFIRQQQTDPQAQAAVEEALLAFAAPVNAASELAPLVGIQRHLRSVVDAAIERRDARAADLCEALGHHLWLRSDAEAARHYLEQTLAIREDGKLRSVEQLADSCNLLGLIHHMRGDFPRARHFMQRALALWEAHLPPDHPHIAVAHENLGVLLSLLAEDDAAHAHLRHAFRLHRRRWGYRAPQTARALANLGSFFLEQGRYRRARLYLTRALAIREQVLPPSHMSTAQTLSSLGDLRYAQGHYAEASSYYERALAMRLAVFGPQHPDVAESWASQGRVALALGDIDRARDLLEAALDLQVATLGPDHVEVAARLDGLGLAYLAQGDAATARSYVERGLQVRAHRYGPQHPFTARSLRSLSRCALAERHSAEAQALIERAIAIQRHTLDAAHPDLASSLLLLGEMLHDQGLPEQALAVTRQAAAIAERRLGLRHPLTQQVQSHLSILQPAGSH from the coding sequence ATGAGCACCACACACCAGCCCTTCAGCCACATGCTGGGCGACGCCATACGCCGCGCCCACGCCAGCGTTGTGCAACTTCATGCGCTGACCGATATTCCGCTTGAGACGATCAAGAACTGGCTCGACGGGCGCGCGCTGCGTCCTCGGCGCTGGCAGGATGTGATCAAGCTCGCGGCGGCGCTGCACCTGACGGTGCGCGAGACCAACGAGCTGCTGCACGCCGCGCGGCACCCGCCGTTTCATACGCTGCCACTGAACGAACTTGCGGACAGCTACCCGGATCTGCTGGCCCGCTGGTACGCCGGCCGGCATATCCAGGGCCTGGGCGGAGTGGGATCGCGCGTCGATGGCGGCGTGCTGTCCGCCGCGCAGGCCCTGCTGGCGACAGTGCCCACGCAGGCCCTGCCGCCGATCGCGCCGCTCCCGCCGGGGTCGCGCATGTTCCTGACCCCGAACCCATGCTTTGTTGGCCGGGCCGAGGCGCTGCTCGCCGTGGCCCGCGCGCTCGTCCGCCAGCCAGCCAGTGGGATGGGAGCCGTAGCTGCGGCGACCGGCTTAGGCGGCATCGGCAAGACCCAGCTCGCGACCGAGTTCGTCCACCGCTACGGGCAGTTCTTTGCGGGCGGCGTCTTCTGGCTCAGCTTCGCCGATCCGTCCGCAGTTGCCGGCGAGGTCGCGGCCTGCGCCGGGAGCGCCCATCTCGACCTGCACCCGAACGTTGCTCAGCTCGCGCCCGACGATCAGGTCGCGCTCGTGCGCGCCGCCTGGCAGAGTCCGCTGCCCCGGCTGCTGATCTTCGACACCTGCGAAGATGAGCATCTGCTCGCGCGCTGGCGACCGGCCTGTGGCGGCTGCCGCATCCTGATCACCAGCCGCCGCGCACTGTGGGACAGCACCATGCAGGTTCATATACTGCCGCTCGATGTGCTGCCGCGCGCCGACAGCATCGCCCTGCTGCGGCAGCACCGCCCGGACCTCTCCCCCAGCCTGGACGTTCTCGACGAGATCGCCGCCGAGCTGGGCGATCTTCCGCTGGCGCTCCATCTTGCCGGGGCGTATCTGGCGCGCTATCGATCCGACCTGACGCCGACCGAGTACGTCGCCCAGCTCCGCCAGCCGACGCTCTTGCGGCACCCGTCGCTCCGGGGCCAGCGCGTCTCGCCGACCGGCCATGTCCAGCATGTCGCGCGGACCTTCGCCCTGAGCTATGAGCGCCTCGATCCTACGGATGCCGACGATCAGGTAGCGCGGCGGCTGCTGGCCGGTGCGGCCTGCTTCGCGCCCGGCGAGGCGATCCCGCGCCCGCTGCTGCGCTCTACCCTCCAACACACTGCCGAGGCGATCTCACCACTGGATGCCGCCGCCGCCCTTGACCGCCTGATCGATCTGGGCCTGCTCGAAGCGGTGGGCCGCGACGCCCTGCGGATGCATCGCCTGCTCCGTCTGTTCATCCGGCAGCAGCAGACCGATCCGCAGGCCCAGGCCGCCGTCGAGGAGGCGCTCCTGGCGTTCGCCGCGCCCGTGAACGCCGCCAGCGAGCTTGCGCCGCTCGTCGGCATCCAGCGCCACCTGCGCTCGGTCGTCGATGCCGCGATCGAGCGGCGGGACGCGCGGGCCGCCGATCTGTGCGAGGCGCTGGGCCATCACCTCTGGCTCAGGAGCGATGCCGAGGCCGCGCGCCACTACCTGGAGCAGACCCTCGCGATCCGCGAGGACGGCAAGCTGCGCTCGGTCGAGCAGCTCGCCGATAGCTGTAATCTGCTCGGCCTGATCCACCACATGCGCGGCGACTTTCCGCGGGCGCGGCACTTCATGCAGCGGGCGCTCGCGCTCTGGGAGGCGCATCTGCCGCCCGACCATCCGCATATCGCCGTGGCGCACGAAAATCTTGGCGTCTTGCTGAGCCTGCTGGCCGAGGACGATGCGGCCCACGCCCATCTGCGCCATGCCTTCCGGCTGCACCGGCGGCGCTGGGGCTATCGAGCACCGCAGACCGCCCGTGCGCTCGCCAATCTGGGATCGTTCTTTTTGGAGCAGGGCCGCTACCGCCGCGCCCGGCTCTACCTGACGCGCGCGCTCGCCATCCGCGAGCAGGTCTTACCGCCGAGCCATATGTCCACCGCGCAGACCCTGAGCAGCCTCGGCGATCTGCGGTATGCGCAGGGCCACTACGCCGAGGCGTCATCTTACTACGAGCGCGCGCTGGCGATGCGGCTGGCCGTGTTCGGCCCGCAGCACCCGGATGTCGCCGAGAGCTGGGCCAGCCAGGGCCGCGTGGCGCTGGCGCTGGGCGACATCGACCGGGCACGCGATCTGCTGGAGGCGGCGCTCGATCTCCAGGTCGCGACGCTCGGCCCCGATCATGTCGAGGTCGCGGCCCGCCTCGACGGCCTGGGCCTGGCGTATCTGGCGCAGGGCGATGCCGCCACCGCCCGATCGTATGTCGAGCGCGGGCTTCAGGTGCGCGCGCACCGCTACGGGCCGCAGCATCCGTTCACCGCGCGCTCGCTGCGCAGCCTGAGCCGCTGCGCGCTGGCTGAGCGTCACAGCGCTGAGGCGCAGGCGTTGATCGAGCGGGCAATCGCCATCCAGCGGCACACGCTCGACGCGGCGCATCCCGATCTGGCGAGCAGCCTGCTGCTGCTGGGCGAGATGCTCCACGATCAGGGACTCCCGGAGCAGGCGCTGGCGGTCACCCGGCAGGCCGCTGCCATCGCTGAGCGTCGGCTGGGCCTGCGCCATCCCCTCACGCAGCAGGTGCAATCCCACCTGAGTATCCTCCAACCTGCCGGCTCCCACTGA